From the genome of Thermogutta terrifontis, one region includes:
- a CDS encoding prenyltransferase/squalene oxidase repeat-containing protein produces the protein MRNTLMKLDGPVGRNGTSSSFAKRWWPTIGSLITLFCGLATIGLSSGCQRSQPQVKVEELESLPSEPQPAATPPQEPMTIVSIEGVTLRPGESVSRKVQVDRKGRTGTIKLEVTNLPQGIKAKIGDIPEGQSEAELILTADPSLGENEITAAVEVRATLGGDRASQNVAVHVPKIPLPDLKTPDQLYLNPGGEASLSVDLDRKGYTGPVTLRVEQLPEGVASEPVNVAEGAQQATLHFKAGPQVKEGDFSAQVVLAAGGRTASRPVKLVIRKNLFTVECFRVVTLKPGESRDVDIPIRRNGYAGPITLTFENLPEGVTLTASEVPAGATSVKFHFSVNPQAHERVRSVWVQATGSGASFRDAIVVRVAKELDKGFLPVEIGYDPEIAPLFRRGSFGGRLTAKSKAALCDAYGGTPESEQAVLRGLRWLAAHQEADGRWSLKDYGRTNPNCDCHLDAEKEREIVDSDTGATGLALLPFLGAGVTHEGSPDQPPELARYRNGVRRGLFYLLRVQTVDAKSDKDGYLGGNTYAHAIATMALCEAYGLTGDERIQIAAQRAIKYLMNAQHKEGGWRYGFREAGDMSVVGWVFLAIRSGQLAGLKIDSLPLSRASRFLDACAVGPEPYKLSEYCYQPGQAPKMSLTACGLLTRQYLGWPKDNPHLLAGCRKLMTQLPPKEAQSAGQLYYYYYATQVLHHMEGEDWDLWNHRMREHLIHTQETSGHREGSWSPEGTDWGNRGGRIYATSLALMILEEYYRHLPLYRPVPRAAVSTTSGVSAGSHY, from the coding sequence ATGCGAAACACGCTCATGAAGTTGGACGGGCCGGTGGGCAGAAATGGCACCTCAAGCTCTTTTGCAAAACGATGGTGGCCCACTATCGGAAGTCTCATCACACTGTTTTGTGGCCTTGCTACCATCGGGCTATCTTCAGGTTGCCAAAGATCCCAACCGCAGGTCAAAGTTGAAGAGCTGGAGTCGCTTCCCTCGGAACCTCAGCCAGCCGCCACACCACCGCAGGAACCCATGACGATCGTCTCGATTGAGGGCGTGACGCTCCGGCCCGGCGAAAGTGTCTCGCGCAAAGTCCAGGTCGATCGCAAGGGTCGAACAGGCACGATCAAACTGGAGGTTACCAACCTTCCCCAGGGCATCAAAGCAAAAATCGGAGACATTCCGGAGGGTCAGTCCGAAGCAGAACTGATCCTCACGGCAGATCCCTCACTGGGAGAAAACGAGATCACCGCGGCAGTTGAAGTGCGCGCCACGCTCGGTGGCGACAGGGCCTCCCAAAACGTGGCCGTCCATGTCCCCAAGATCCCCCTTCCCGACTTGAAGACACCGGACCAACTGTATTTGAACCCCGGCGGAGAGGCTTCTCTTAGCGTTGATTTAGATCGGAAGGGTTATACCGGTCCAGTTACTTTGCGCGTGGAGCAGCTTCCTGAGGGCGTGGCGAGCGAACCGGTCAACGTGGCCGAGGGCGCTCAACAGGCCACCCTGCACTTCAAAGCGGGACCGCAGGTGAAAGAGGGCGATTTCTCCGCCCAGGTGGTCCTCGCAGCGGGAGGAAGGACGGCATCCCGCCCGGTCAAATTGGTGATCCGCAAAAACCTCTTCACGGTTGAGTGCTTCCGTGTCGTGACCCTAAAGCCTGGAGAAAGTCGTGACGTCGATATACCAATACGGCGCAATGGGTACGCGGGCCCGATCACGTTGACGTTCGAAAACCTGCCCGAAGGTGTAACTCTCACTGCGTCTGAAGTCCCGGCCGGCGCTACTTCCGTGAAGTTTCATTTTTCCGTCAATCCCCAAGCCCACGAGCGCGTACGGTCGGTTTGGGTCCAGGCGACGGGGAGTGGAGCCAGCTTCCGCGATGCCATCGTCGTTCGGGTTGCCAAGGAATTGGATAAAGGCTTTCTGCCCGTGGAAATCGGCTACGATCCCGAGATCGCGCCGCTTTTCCGCAGGGGATCGTTCGGCGGCAGGCTCACGGCCAAGAGCAAGGCCGCTTTGTGTGATGCGTACGGTGGTACACCGGAGTCTGAGCAGGCTGTGCTCCGCGGCTTGCGTTGGCTGGCAGCACACCAAGAGGCAGATGGTCGATGGTCCCTCAAGGACTATGGCCGAACCAACCCGAACTGTGATTGCCATCTCGATGCTGAAAAAGAGAGAGAAATCGTCGATAGTGACACTGGTGCCACCGGGCTTGCACTCCTGCCGTTTTTGGGGGCTGGTGTGACGCACGAGGGCTCCCCCGACCAGCCGCCTGAACTGGCCCGTTACCGAAACGGTGTCCGCCGAGGCTTGTTTTATCTCCTCCGTGTGCAAACGGTCGATGCGAAGTCTGACAAGGATGGCTATCTGGGCGGAAATACGTACGCCCATGCCATCGCCACGATGGCTCTGTGTGAGGCCTACGGCCTGACAGGCGATGAACGTATTCAGATTGCCGCCCAGCGAGCGATCAAGTATCTCATGAATGCCCAGCATAAAGAGGGGGGCTGGCGATACGGCTTTCGGGAAGCAGGCGACATGTCCGTCGTGGGTTGGGTATTCCTGGCCATCCGGAGTGGACAACTCGCCGGGCTGAAAATCGACAGCCTGCCTTTATCGCGGGCATCGCGCTTCCTCGACGCCTGCGCCGTGGGGCCTGAGCCGTACAAGCTCTCCGAGTATTGCTACCAACCCGGCCAGGCCCCCAAGATGTCCCTCACAGCCTGCGGCCTTCTTACGCGGCAGTATCTCGGCTGGCCTAAGGACAATCCACACCTGCTGGCCGGTTGTCGCAAGTTAATGACCCAATTACCCCCAAAAGAGGCTCAGTCGGCGGGTCAGCTCTACTATTACTACTATGCGACTCAGGTACTTCACCATATGGAAGGTGAGGATTGGGACCTGTGGAATCACCGAATGCGGGAGCATCTTATCCATACCCAGGAAACCTCCGGTCATCGCGAAGGAAGTTGGAGTCCGGAAGGAACGGATTGGGGTAATCGAGGGGGACGAATTTATGCAACTTCACTCGCGTTGATGATACTGGAAGAGTATTATCGGCATCTTCCGCTCTATCGGCCGGTGCCTAGAGCCGCGGTATCGACCACTTCCGGGGTTTCCGCTGGCTCTCATTATTAA
- a CDS encoding beta-galactosidase trimerization domain-containing protein — translation MKPLRWCAAVTCTTLTLVIWTDQAAVGSEPLDDPYYRYIATAPEFQPVKHDRQTLTARWDTWLYMPWRYQWTIGTGDEGGQFCRDFGINGGFTDHGDGPFAWLEKWNLRFYNDHTAGKGYLYLRDANQRSRFQAFQRDPRAIRQDREGLKPLDEALLAKLSALVRERVTRLRQSPMRVAYALDDEISWGIFVVPLPWRVLADDQDYQRWLDHYYGGKGPQAQFVTPDAILPQLKGQLKDIDLSPLLDRITFNDSVWANFLGRLVEVANETDPETPCGFVGGQSPNMWGGYDYAKLMKKIQFIEAYDLGSSQAIIRSLNPQNCIPQVTTHFHSDERGTANDVWQSWYYFAHGNRGMIGWVEGWFDGTKPRPWLYEYRSTLKELGQVQGPKLVGARWIHDGIAIYYSHPSIQVSWCLDSEAHGRTWVNRGNDHRLGTSHLVRKAWEYMLTDSGLQYSFISYDTVVLHGIPEEYRVLILPACYALSDAEAQRIREFCLRGGTVIADFCCGLFDQHGKARTRGALDDLFGVRHDGTERAQDFFGERLWVETDQDAAYNYKSYRELFATIPCQLHKGYAVAEKRLPVLTLRKVGKGTAVYVNLSPQRYLQYREEGTADDRSRLPFVTPIFDAGIRPWIQVTNEGRRPANVETCYWKNRGRIFVFVVQNAPVTGSMFGETGATSLKTRTIPIVVRLNRTVRDVQDERSGANLGDGDRFEFQFPMAEAVFFSFRDDTQ, via the coding sequence ATGAAACCATTGAGATGGTGCGCCGCTGTTACCTGTACCACTTTGACTCTCGTCATTTGGACCGATCAGGCTGCGGTGGGCAGTGAACCTCTTGATGATCCCTATTATCGCTATATTGCAACAGCTCCCGAGTTTCAGCCCGTCAAACACGACCGGCAGACCCTCACCGCCCGGTGGGACACGTGGCTGTATATGCCGTGGCGGTACCAGTGGACGATCGGGACAGGTGACGAAGGAGGTCAGTTCTGTCGTGACTTCGGGATTAACGGCGGCTTCACAGACCACGGTGATGGCCCGTTCGCGTGGCTTGAAAAGTGGAACCTGCGTTTTTACAACGATCACACCGCCGGTAAGGGTTACCTGTACCTGCGTGATGCCAACCAGCGATCCCGTTTTCAGGCCTTTCAACGTGATCCCCGGGCCATCCGTCAGGACCGGGAGGGGCTGAAACCCCTCGACGAGGCTCTCCTGGCGAAGCTCTCCGCTCTTGTGCGGGAGCGCGTCACGCGGCTTCGGCAGAGTCCCATGCGAGTGGCCTACGCTCTGGACGATGAAATCTCGTGGGGAATTTTCGTCGTGCCCCTCCCCTGGCGCGTGCTCGCCGACGATCAGGACTATCAGCGGTGGCTCGACCATTACTATGGAGGGAAAGGCCCCCAAGCGCAATTTGTCACACCCGATGCAATACTGCCTCAGTTAAAAGGACAGCTCAAAGACATTGATCTATCGCCTCTTTTGGATCGCATCACATTTAACGATTCCGTCTGGGCAAATTTTCTGGGACGGCTGGTCGAAGTCGCCAATGAAACTGATCCAGAGACACCGTGTGGCTTCGTGGGCGGCCAGTCTCCGAATATGTGGGGCGGCTACGATTATGCGAAATTGATGAAGAAAATCCAATTTATCGAAGCCTACGATCTGGGTTCCTCCCAGGCCATCATTCGCTCACTCAATCCGCAGAACTGCATTCCCCAGGTCACGACACATTTCCACTCTGATGAGCGAGGAACGGCCAACGATGTGTGGCAGAGTTGGTATTACTTTGCGCACGGGAATCGGGGCATGATCGGCTGGGTGGAGGGTTGGTTCGACGGGACAAAGCCGCGCCCCTGGCTCTACGAATATCGTTCTACTCTGAAAGAACTGGGCCAGGTTCAGGGACCTAAACTCGTGGGTGCCCGGTGGATCCATGACGGAATTGCCATTTATTACTCTCATCCATCGATCCAGGTTTCATGGTGCCTGGATAGCGAGGCTCACGGCCGCACATGGGTGAATCGGGGCAATGATCACCGATTGGGGACATCGCACCTGGTTCGCAAGGCCTGGGAATACATGCTCACAGATAGTGGCCTGCAATACTCGTTTATATCCTATGATACGGTGGTTCTTCACGGCATTCCTGAGGAATATCGGGTGCTCATACTTCCCGCCTGTTATGCCCTCTCCGATGCCGAGGCGCAGCGAATTCGCGAATTCTGTCTGCGGGGTGGAACGGTCATCGCCGACTTTTGTTGCGGCTTGTTCGATCAACATGGAAAAGCAAGAACGCGAGGAGCGCTTGACGACCTCTTCGGCGTTAGGCATGACGGAACGGAGCGAGCACAAGATTTCTTCGGGGAGAGACTTTGGGTGGAAACGGACCAGGATGCGGCCTACAACTACAAATCCTACCGGGAACTTTTTGCCACTATTCCCTGCCAGCTCCACAAGGGTTATGCTGTCGCGGAAAAACGGCTCCCCGTTTTGACGCTCAGAAAGGTAGGCAAAGGCACCGCGGTTTACGTGAATCTCTCCCCCCAGCGATACCTCCAGTACCGGGAAGAGGGCACCGCCGATGACAGGTCTCGCCTGCCTTTCGTAACACCCATTTTCGACGCGGGTATACGCCCCTGGATCCAGGTGACCAATGAGGGCCGTCGGCCTGCCAACGTCGAAACCTGCTACTGGAAGAATCGTGGTCGGATCTTTGTCTTCGTGGTTCAGAACGCTCCGGTCACCGGCTCCATGTTTGGTGAAACCGGTGCGACATCGCTCAAGACGCGGACGATTCCCATTGTTGTGCGGCTGAACCGGACCGTCCGCGACGTGCAGGATGAACGAAGCGGCGCAAATCTCGGCGACGGAGACCGCTTCGAATTCCAGTTCCCCATGGCCGAGGCAGTTTTCTTCAGCTTTCGCGATGATACTCAATAA
- a CDS encoding secondary thiamine-phosphate synthase enzyme YjbQ, giving the protein MKSYTEYLTFNIPKRMDFVNITRQVEEAVKKSGVREGLCLVNAMHITASVFINDDEPGLHEDYKRWLEKLAPYDPSPQTYHHNRTGEDNGDAHHKRQIMGREVVVAITNGKLDFGPWEQIFYGEFDGRRPKRVLIKIIGE; this is encoded by the coding sequence ATGAAAAGCTATACAGAATATCTCACCTTCAATATTCCAAAGCGAATGGATTTTGTGAATATCACCCGGCAGGTGGAGGAAGCCGTCAAGAAGAGTGGCGTGCGGGAAGGGCTGTGTCTGGTCAATGCCATGCACATCACGGCCAGCGTGTTTATTAATGACGATGAGCCCGGGCTCCACGAGGATTACAAGCGCTGGCTGGAAAAACTGGCCCCCTACGATCCGTCACCGCAGACGTATCATCATAATCGGACAGGGGAGGATAACGGCGACGCCCATCATAAGCGGCAGATCATGGGTAGGGAAGTTGTGGTGGCTATTACCAATGGAAAACTTGATTTCGGCCCCTGGGAACAAATCTTTTACGGGGAATTTGATGGACGCCGGCCGAAACGCGTGTTGATTAAGATTATTGGTGAGTAA
- a CDS encoding MFS transporter, with protein MSDANATPSREKWYRLLTGYHWFVLIVCTAGWAFDTFDQQLFNLARQPAIRDLLGTATPDVVNFYGGLATAVMLVGWATGGIVFGIMGDKIGRAKTMVLTVACYSLFTGLSALSFGLWDFLIYRFIAGLGIGGQFGLGTAIVAETLPDRARPHALGFLQAFSAVGNISAGLVGILFSQLLLAGYISSQTWRWMFGVGILPAVLIVFIMLWLKEPERWKQAVAEGKAGKQKAGSLVELFGDPRWRVRAIVGIILAAAGVIGLWGIGVFGVDLVQSIFRANITQEYRKQKAPEQDQVFVALVFKTPEAPQKVSEAGISPRDLIGKSPEDRDAQYLLAAALTLAARGEPVTVENALRLLDQPWTDDGSVLAKLDRKRQPQTAEDRERRRLFVMEADVSDASLADHIARIQERTKNIGGYVQRWGSIQLLLFNIGAFFGIYAFSMVTDKLGRKWTFALFFLFAMVVTAFVFLTMRRWTDVLWMAPLMGFAQLSVFGGYAIYFPELFPTRLRSTGTSMCYNIGRYVSAFGPFLQGYLSGVVFANFAEPMRVAGATMCLFFLLGILVLPLAPETKDQPLPE; from the coding sequence ATGAGTGACGCCAACGCCACTCCGAGTCGCGAAAAGTGGTATCGGCTGCTGACAGGGTACCATTGGTTTGTTCTCATTGTGTGCACGGCCGGCTGGGCCTTTGACACTTTCGATCAGCAGCTTTTCAACCTAGCCAGACAACCGGCTATTCGTGATCTTCTGGGAACGGCGACGCCCGATGTCGTCAACTTTTACGGGGGATTGGCGACTGCCGTGATGCTTGTAGGATGGGCAACTGGCGGGATCGTCTTCGGCATCATGGGTGACAAGATCGGCCGCGCCAAGACGATGGTGCTCACCGTCGCCTGCTATTCGTTGTTCACAGGTCTTTCCGCGTTGAGCTTCGGCCTATGGGATTTTTTGATCTATCGCTTTATAGCCGGTTTGGGCATCGGTGGACAATTTGGACTGGGAACGGCCATTGTCGCCGAGACGCTGCCCGACAGAGCTCGGCCCCATGCCCTCGGATTCCTTCAGGCTTTCTCGGCGGTGGGAAATATTTCCGCCGGACTGGTTGGCATTCTGTTTTCACAACTTTTGCTGGCGGGATATATCTCCAGCCAGACGTGGCGGTGGATGTTCGGGGTGGGCATTCTCCCGGCCGTGCTCATCGTTTTTATCATGCTCTGGCTGAAGGAACCCGAACGGTGGAAACAGGCCGTGGCAGAAGGAAAGGCCGGAAAACAGAAAGCCGGCTCCCTCGTGGAATTGTTCGGCGATCCTCGGTGGCGTGTTCGTGCGATCGTGGGGATTATCCTCGCGGCGGCCGGTGTTATCGGCCTGTGGGGTATTGGCGTCTTCGGTGTGGATTTGGTGCAGTCGATCTTTCGGGCCAACATTACGCAAGAATACCGAAAGCAGAAAGCACCGGAGCAAGATCAAGTCTTTGTGGCCCTCGTATTCAAGACGCCGGAAGCACCCCAGAAGGTGAGCGAAGCAGGGATCTCGCCTCGCGATTTGATCGGCAAGTCTCCGGAGGATCGCGATGCTCAGTACCTGCTGGCTGCCGCCTTGACGCTCGCTGCTCGAGGGGAGCCGGTGACCGTCGAAAACGCTTTGCGCTTGCTCGATCAGCCGTGGACGGATGATGGTTCGGTGCTGGCGAAGCTCGACCGAAAACGGCAACCTCAGACGGCGGAAGATCGGGAACGCCGGCGCCTTTTCGTGATGGAGGCTGATGTTTCTGACGCTTCACTGGCCGACCATATCGCGCGAATTCAGGAGCGAACTAAAAACATTGGCGGCTATGTACAGCGCTGGGGAAGTATCCAGCTTCTCTTATTCAATATCGGTGCGTTTTTTGGCATCTATGCTTTCAGTATGGTAACGGACAAATTGGGCAGAAAATGGACGTTTGCTCTCTTCTTCCTGTTTGCCATGGTTGTGACAGCGTTTGTGTTTCTGACCATGCGTCGCTGGACCGACGTGTTGTGGATGGCACCTTTAATGGGTTTCGCGCAGCTTTCGGTATTTGGAGGCTATGCCATTTACTTTCCCGAACTATTTCCTACAAGGCTGCGGAGTACCGGTACATCGATGTGCTACAACATTGGCCGATATGTGTCCGCGTTTGGACCATTTCTGCAGGGCTATTTGAGCGGCGTCGTGTTCGCCAACTTTGCGGAACCGATGCGGGTGGCGGGAGCCACGATGTGCCTGTTCTTCCTTCTCGGAATTCTCGTGCTTCCGTTGGCGCCGGAAACCAAGGACCAGCCACTTCCGGAATAA
- a CDS encoding glucosamine-6-phosphate isomerase: MARPLSKLAKDWWDYTTLDPELLQDAAKLTVRQIEKLARPGFKIVMYDTLEEFYLAEALEYINAWRQSTADNPCGICGPIGPTEQLPLVARLVNELGLDVREGHFWGMDEWVDEMTGQPVPMDHPLSFARADMELCFNRINPKLRMPKDHIRFPIGDLDAYSRSFDEIRCVVMQGGQGDIKHWAFNDPPRRQGKWKDEPPPPAEYRKLKTRITDLHPATIMQNARTSGGGQVHLVPTKAATVGPVETWKAEKVSIWHAGMHDNPFGMRLTTLMISKGIADSAVPMSLLAEHPNVQFNFYRPALSEVKTEMH; this comes from the coding sequence ATGGCCCGGCCGTTGAGCAAACTTGCCAAAGATTGGTGGGACTACACGACTTTGGACCCGGAATTGCTGCAGGATGCCGCCAAACTCACCGTACGCCAGATAGAAAAACTTGCCCGGCCAGGATTTAAGATCGTTATGTACGACACGTTGGAAGAGTTCTATCTGGCGGAAGCTCTCGAGTACATCAATGCCTGGCGGCAATCCACGGCAGATAACCCTTGTGGGATCTGCGGTCCGATAGGCCCCACGGAGCAACTGCCGCTGGTGGCCCGGCTGGTGAATGAGTTGGGACTGGATGTCCGCGAGGGCCACTTCTGGGGTATGGACGAATGGGTTGATGAGATGACTGGCCAGCCGGTGCCGATGGATCATCCGTTGAGCTTTGCTCGGGCGGATATGGAACTGTGTTTTAATCGCATCAACCCCAAATTGAGGATGCCGAAGGATCACATTCGTTTTCCAATCGGTGACCTCGATGCCTATTCGCGAAGTTTCGACGAGATCCGCTGCGTCGTCATGCAGGGTGGTCAGGGCGACATCAAGCACTGGGCGTTCAATGATCCGCCCAGGCGGCAGGGAAAATGGAAGGACGAGCCACCTCCCCCTGCCGAATACCGCAAACTCAAGACGCGGATCACCGACCTGCACCCGGCGACGATCATGCAGAATGCTCGCACGTCTGGCGGTGGACAGGTCCACCTTGTGCCCACGAAGGCCGCCACAGTGGGTCCCGTGGAGACCTGGAAGGCAGAGAAAGTTTCTATCTGGCATGCCGGAATGCACGACAATCCGTTTGGGATGCGACTGACGACACTCATGATTTCCAAGGGAATTGCCGATTCAGCGGTACCGATGTCGCTTCTGGCGGAGCATCCCAACGTGCAGTTCAACTTCTATCGCCCGGCCTTGTCCGAGGTGAAAACGGAAATGCACTGA
- a CDS encoding DUF5060 domain-containing protein encodes MMGGRHFALVFGLVTAVVFAWHVQARSARAEDHRDGDGKVTISGELKRWHKVTLTLAGPFAHERDNAPNPFTDYNFTVEFRHESGEPVYRVPGYFAADGQAAETSAEAGNCWRAHLAPDKPGVWSYRISFLKGKHAAIGGQGTPLAPYHGISGQFTIAETDKTGRDFRAKGRLAYVGKHHLQFLGSQEFFLKAGADAPETFLAYEDFDGTIAMKKGVPLHTWSAHVHDWRPGDPSWKGGKGKGMIGALNYLASKGVNAFSFITYNAGGDGDNVWPFVERNDKLHYDCSKLDQWGIVFDHATSLGLYLHFKLQEQEMDDNRVGDKADKKVVPESLDGGALGPERKLYCRELIARFAHNLALNWNIGEENTQSPEEQRAMIRYLWEMDPYKHPIVIHTFPNWQDRVYSELLGDKSLLTGASLQNGWREVHQRTLRWVQASAKAGRPWVVANDEQGPADLGVPPDPGYEGFDGVARSKPEDPGYTLHDIRKYTLWGNLMAGGAGVEYYFGYKLPQNDLKCEDYRSRDRSWDYCRIALEFFSKFHVPFWKMANADELVGNAKNDNSRYCLALPGEVYVVYLPTGGTCELDLSGTSGMFSVRWYDPRRGGELLAGSVKEVSGGGKVDLGRPPADENEDWVILVRR; translated from the coding sequence ATGATGGGTGGAAGACATTTTGCCCTGGTTTTTGGTCTTGTCACGGCAGTGGTTTTCGCGTGGCATGTCCAAGCCCGTTCCGCCCGTGCCGAAGACCACCGCGATGGTGACGGTAAAGTGACCATTTCTGGAGAATTAAAACGGTGGCACAAGGTCACATTGACTCTGGCTGGTCCTTTTGCGCATGAGCGGGATAACGCTCCGAATCCGTTTACCGACTACAACTTCACTGTGGAGTTCCGGCACGAGTCGGGCGAGCCGGTGTACCGTGTGCCGGGTTATTTCGCTGCTGACGGCCAAGCCGCGGAGACCTCCGCCGAGGCGGGGAATTGCTGGCGTGCCCATCTGGCTCCTGACAAGCCGGGCGTCTGGAGTTATCGCATTTCCTTTTTGAAAGGAAAACATGCGGCGATTGGTGGACAGGGAACACCATTGGCGCCCTATCATGGGATCAGCGGACAATTCACGATCGCAGAGACGGACAAGACAGGACGTGATTTTCGCGCCAAGGGACGACTGGCCTATGTGGGCAAACACCATTTGCAATTTCTGGGCAGTCAGGAGTTTTTCCTGAAGGCCGGTGCGGATGCCCCGGAAACTTTTTTGGCTTACGAAGACTTCGATGGCACCATTGCCATGAAAAAAGGTGTTCCCTTACACACCTGGTCCGCCCATGTCCACGACTGGCGGCCGGGCGATCCTAGTTGGAAGGGTGGAAAAGGCAAAGGGATGATCGGGGCACTCAACTACCTGGCATCGAAAGGCGTCAACGCCTTCTCTTTTATCACTTACAACGCGGGCGGAGACGGGGATAACGTGTGGCCATTCGTGGAACGGAATGACAAACTCCATTACGACTGTTCAAAACTTGACCAGTGGGGAATCGTGTTTGACCACGCGACATCTCTGGGGTTGTATCTGCATTTCAAACTCCAAGAGCAGGAAATGGATGACAATCGTGTGGGCGATAAGGCAGACAAGAAGGTCGTCCCGGAATCTCTGGATGGTGGAGCGCTCGGGCCGGAGCGCAAACTTTATTGCCGCGAATTAATCGCGAGGTTCGCACACAACCTGGCGTTAAACTGGAATATTGGGGAAGAAAACACGCAGTCGCCGGAAGAGCAACGGGCGATGATTCGGTATTTGTGGGAGATGGACCCGTACAAACATCCTATTGTTATTCACACATTTCCAAACTGGCAGGATCGGGTGTATTCCGAGCTTTTGGGCGACAAATCGCTGTTAACGGGTGCTTCGTTGCAAAACGGTTGGCGGGAAGTTCATCAACGTACCCTCCGATGGGTGCAGGCGTCAGCAAAAGCGGGGCGTCCGTGGGTGGTTGCCAATGACGAGCAAGGACCGGCGGATTTGGGTGTTCCGCCCGATCCCGGCTATGAAGGCTTCGACGGCGTAGCCCGTTCGAAACCCGAAGATCCCGGTTATACTCTCCATGACATTCGTAAATACACGTTGTGGGGAAATCTGATGGCGGGTGGTGCCGGCGTCGAATATTACTTTGGGTACAAGCTTCCCCAAAACGATTTGAAGTGTGAAGACTATCGAAGCCGTGACCGTTCCTGGGACTATTGCCGCATTGCCCTTGAATTCTTCTCGAAGTTTCATGTCCCGTTCTGGAAGATGGCCAACGCAGATGAGTTGGTAGGAAACGCGAAAAACGACAATTCACGTTATTGCCTGGCCTTGCCGGGCGAGGTGTACGTCGTCTATTTGCCCACGGGTGGGACGTGTGAGCTGGACCTCTCCGGTACATCGGGAATGTTCTCCGTCCGGTGGTATGATCCCCGTCGCGGAGGCGAGTTGCTCGCGGGCTCCGTAAAGGAGGTTTCAGGCGGTGGCAAAGTGGACCTGGGCCGGCCGCCGGCAGATGAAAACGAAGATTGGGTCATTCTCGTTCGGAGATGA
- a CDS encoding isocitrate/isopropylmalate family dehydrogenase yields the protein MVETTFTIAVLPGDGIGPEVIREAVKVLRAVESHLPDVRFSLTEYPCGAAAWV from the coding sequence ATGGTGGAGACGACGTTCACAATTGCCGTTTTGCCCGGGGATGGCATCGGTCCCGAGGTTATTCGCGAGGCGGTCAAGGTCTTGCGGGCGGTCGAATCACATCTGCCAGATGTCAGATTTAGCCTCACCGAGTACCCTTGCGGTGCGGCTGCCTGGGTATGA
- a CDS encoding TIM barrel protein — protein sequence MSQTFVTRRDFVKTTGVAVLAGGLTGFQLRTSLAEGQRLAEGAPHAEKLGWRLGCQAYSFNRFTFYEAIEKTASLGLHYIEAYPGQTLSKEKPDAKTNESLSPEDRKEVKKRLADAGVKLVNYGVVGLPANEGACRRVFDFAKDMGIETIVSEPPFDAFDIIEKLCEEYQINVAIHNHPKPSTYWNPDTVLKVCEGRSKRIGACADTGHWMRSEINPLEAIKKLEGRIISFHFKDLNRYGMGAHDVPWGTGQADVPALLKEIKRQGIKAVFSIEYEYNWENSLPEIAECVKFFDKVAAELLSSA from the coding sequence ATGAGTCAGACATTTGTTACTCGCCGGGATTTCGTCAAGACAACAGGAGTGGCTGTGCTGGCTGGTGGGCTCACAGGTTTTCAGTTAAGGACGTCGCTGGCAGAAGGGCAGCGACTGGCTGAAGGTGCCCCGCACGCCGAAAAGTTGGGATGGCGTCTCGGCTGCCAGGCCTACAGCTTTAATCGTTTTACGTTTTACGAAGCCATTGAAAAGACTGCCTCACTGGGGCTCCATTACATCGAAGCCTACCCGGGCCAGACCCTGTCCAAAGAGAAACCAGACGCCAAGACCAATGAGTCACTCTCGCCTGAAGATCGTAAGGAAGTGAAAAAACGGCTTGCCGACGCTGGAGTGAAGCTGGTCAATTACGGCGTGGTGGGACTGCCCGCCAATGAGGGCGCGTGCCGTCGCGTCTTCGATTTCGCCAAAGACATGGGCATCGAAACGATCGTCTCCGAACCGCCCTTCGACGCCTTCGACATTATCGAAAAGCTGTGCGAGGAATACCAAATCAATGTGGCGATCCACAACCATCCGAAACCTTCAACCTACTGGAACCCCGATACCGTTCTCAAAGTTTGCGAGGGACGCAGCAAGCGAATCGGTGCCTGTGCGGACACCGGACACTGGATGCGGTCGGAGATCAATCCCCTGGAAGCCATTAAGAAACTGGAAGGCCGGATTATTTCGTTCCATTTCAAAGACCTCAACCGCTACGGGATGGGTGCCCATGACGTCCCCTGGGGCACCGGCCAGGCGGACGTCCCTGCCTTGCTCAAGGAAATTAAACGCCAGGGGATCAAAGCAGTGTTCTCCATTGAATATGAGTACAATTGGGAAAACTCCTTGCCCGAAATCGCCGAGTGCGTCAAGTTCTTTGACAAAGTTGCGGCAGAGCTTCTGAGCTCTGCCTGA